A genomic segment from Phragmites australis chromosome 6, lpPhrAust1.1, whole genome shotgun sequence encodes:
- the LOC133921385 gene encoding AT-hook motif nuclear-localized protein 25-like, with translation MAGMDPGGGGSSRYFHQLLRPQQPSPLSPTSHVKMEHQKMSPDKSPVVEGDTGGSGSGAGGDQPSSSAMVPADGGGGGGSGSGSGGPTRRPRGRPPGSKNKPKPPIIVTRDSPNALHSHVLEVTAGADVVDCVAEYARRRGRGVCVLSGGGAVVNVALRQPGASPPGSMVATLRGRFEILSLTGTVLPPPAPPGASGLTVFLSGGQGQVIGGSVVGPLVAAGPVVLMAASFANAVYERLPLEGEEEETAAAAAGAEPQDQVTQTAGPQGQQPTASQSSGVTGGDAGGGGMSLYNLTGNAGAYQLPGDNFGGWSGGGGGVRPPPF, from the coding sequence ATGGCCGGAATGGACCCCGGCGGAGGCGGCAGCTCGCGATACTTCCACCAACTCCTCCGACCGCAGCAGCCCTCCCCGCTGTCGCCCACCTCCCACGTCAAGATGGAGCACCAAAAGATGTCGCCAGACAAGAGTCCGGTCGTCGAGGGAGACACCGGCGGGAGCGGCAGCGGCGCCGGCGGTGACCAGCCGTCCTCTTCGGCCATGGTCcccgccgacggcggcggcggcggcggctccggctccggctcggGCGGGCCCACACGGCGACCGCGCGGGCGCCCTCCGGGGTCCAAGAACAAGCCGAAGCCGCCCATCATCGTGACGCGCGACAGCCCCAACGCGCTGCACTCGCACGTCCTCGAGGTCACGGCCGGCGCGGACGTCGTCGACTGCGTGGCCGAGTAcgcgcgccgccgcggccgcggcgtgTGCGTGCTGAGCGGCGGGGGCGCTGTCGTCAACGTGGCGCTCCGGCAGCCAGGCGCGTCGCCTCCCGGGAGCATGGTAGCCACACTGCGGGGACGGTTCGAGATCCTGTCGCTCACCGGCACGGTGttgccgccgcccgcgccaccCGGCGCGAGCGGCCTCACAGTGTTCCTCTCGGGCGGGCAGGGGCAGGTGATCGGCGGGAGCGTGGTGGGACCGTTGGTCGCCGCGGGGCCCGTTGTGCTGATGGCCGCGTCGTTCGCGAATGCCGTGTACGAGCGGCTGCCActggagggagaggaagaggagacagCCGCGGCTGCCGCCGGTGCGGAACCGCAAGATCAAGTGACGCAGACAGCTGGACCCCAAGGGCAGCAGCCGACGGCGTCGCAGTCCTCTGGTGTGACCGGAGGCGAtgccggcggtggcggcatgTCACTCTACAACCTCACTGGGAATGCGGGGGCCTACCAGCTCCCCGGTGATAACTTTGGAGGCTGgagtggaggcggcggcggagtcaGGCCACCACCGTTCTGA